From a region of the Paenibacillus segetis genome:
- the wsfD gene encoding glycan biosynthesis hexose transferase WsfD, which translates to MRRFLTVEWFAVLAGICLVTILLFTHPFIGVADNGDFLRVMGTSGLNYGVPGESYEDRFFGYAHQYFAYDQFFRGFYTSTQMILVIVARKIGYVIHPSSFDIRVLGALYAVLLLSATYIIVRYNQYKSTIVGIVLALCLLFVFYDIGYIAYFNSLFGEPVSLVFLLLSVGFGLCLLHQKEPSQKMFWLYFIGVFFLTFSKIQNAPVGIMFALLGFRFTMLRQDKTWRRLTVWLSVSMIVLSVGNYIVAPKELKDINLYQTVFFGILKDSPNIEQDLQELGLPEHLLSLAGTNYFQSDTVIIQDAPSMKQDFYDRVSHMDVVLFYMKHPNRLIEKMKYAANNSMSIRPYYLGNYLKQEHKPSGALTISYSCWSEFKNSYVPRSLLFITLFYLIYYAIAMFEYIRHRDRTIRIRIELMMLIGLLGFMGFLTPIIGDGQADIGKHLFLFNVCVDMMLVVSLTWIVYQLVNFKKSDLG; encoded by the coding sequence ATGAGAAGATTTCTAACCGTCGAATGGTTTGCTGTATTAGCAGGTATATGTCTTGTCACCATTCTATTATTCACTCATCCATTTATCGGTGTTGCTGACAACGGGGATTTTCTGCGGGTTATGGGAACCAGTGGACTGAATTATGGAGTACCCGGAGAGTCTTATGAGGATCGTTTTTTCGGATATGCCCACCAGTATTTCGCTTATGATCAGTTCTTCCGGGGCTTTTATACGTCTACACAAATGATATTAGTTATAGTGGCACGCAAGATAGGATATGTTATTCATCCGTCTTCCTTTGATATTCGTGTGCTTGGGGCTTTATATGCTGTACTTCTGCTATCGGCAACTTATATCATTGTTCGTTATAATCAATACAAATCGACGATCGTAGGCATCGTGCTTGCTCTTTGCTTGCTGTTCGTATTCTATGACATCGGATATATTGCCTATTTCAATTCGCTGTTTGGCGAACCCGTTTCGCTCGTGTTTTTATTGTTGTCAGTTGGTTTTGGGCTATGTTTGTTACATCAGAAGGAACCGTCACAAAAAATGTTCTGGCTATACTTTATTGGGGTCTTCTTCCTGACATTCTCTAAAATCCAAAATGCCCCGGTAGGCATTATGTTTGCCCTATTAGGTTTCCGTTTCACCATGCTCCGTCAAGACAAGACCTGGCGGCGGCTAACAGTCTGGCTGTCGGTCTCCATGATTGTGCTTTCGGTTGGAAATTACATTGTAGCTCCAAAGGAACTGAAGGACATCAATTTGTATCAGACTGTTTTCTTTGGGATATTGAAAGATTCTCCCAATATAGAACAGGATCTACAGGAGCTTGGATTGCCTGAGCATCTGCTATCGCTTGCTGGTACGAATTACTTCCAGAGTGATACGGTGATCATACAGGATGCACCCTCCATGAAGCAGGATTTTTATGACCGTGTATCTCACATGGATGTCGTGCTATTTTATATGAAGCATCCGAATCGGCTTATCGAGAAAATGAAATATGCAGCGAACAACAGCATGAGCATTCGGCCATACTATCTAGGCAATTATTTGAAGCAGGAACATAAACCTTCTGGCGCATTAACTATTAGCTACAGTTGCTGGAGTGAGTTCAAAAATTCGTATGTACCTAGATCATTGTTGTTCATAACCTTGTTCTATCTCATTTATTATGCTATCGCTATGTTCGAGTACATTCGCCACCGTGATCGAACCATCCGGATTCGGATAGAATTGATGATGCTGATTGGATTATTGGGGTTTATGGGCTTTTTGACTCCAATCA
- the nhaC gene encoding Na+/H+ antiporter NhaC, with protein sequence MNRQLSFSKSVILIIFILAFLFVSIFLLKAEPHLPLLATTVGTATLLRLFGFTWKKLESAIIQGIQTAIMPILILSLIGILIAVWMMSGTVPTLLYYGMDYINPHYFAVSALYVTIVVSMFTGSSFTTVSTIGVAFMGIAVTTGVSPTLAAGAVICGACFGDKMSPLSDTTNFAPAVAGISIFTHIRNMKHTTLPALVVTTVFFLLAPKPSTIDLSSIQDIKLALQSGFHIHWFTLISPLAVIVCSIKRVPIIPTLIVGIVTGLLVTAFIQQQTAVDVWFSVMQSGYESSITNETVASIVNRGGLQSMMWSVSLILIALSLGGLLQHCGVIESFFHKVVQPLKRKSSIVLMTGASSIAVNGMTGEQYLSILLPGQMFKDEYTRRDIPAKTLSRTLEDCGTLVNPLIPWGVSGAFFAATLGVPVIEYAPYATFLWLSPLITFAYALIPRLQRNSLGK encoded by the coding sequence ATGAACCGACAGCTTAGTTTCTCAAAAAGTGTTATTCTTATTATCTTTATTCTAGCATTTCTATTTGTATCTATCTTTCTCTTAAAAGCGGAACCGCATCTCCCGCTTCTCGCAACAACCGTGGGTACAGCCACATTATTACGATTATTCGGCTTTACTTGGAAGAAGCTCGAATCTGCCATCATTCAAGGTATTCAAACGGCCATAATGCCAATTCTCATTCTATCGCTCATCGGCATACTGATCGCCGTGTGGATGATGAGTGGTACGGTGCCGACGCTTTTATACTATGGTATGGATTATATTAACCCGCATTATTTTGCCGTGAGTGCATTATATGTCACCATCGTCGTCTCTATGTTCACCGGAAGCTCGTTCACTACAGTCAGTACGATCGGTGTCGCCTTCATGGGAATTGCTGTAACGACGGGTGTCTCTCCGACTTTAGCTGCAGGAGCGGTTATCTGTGGAGCTTGTTTTGGTGATAAGATGTCGCCATTATCCGATACGACGAATTTTGCTCCTGCGGTGGCTGGTATATCCATATTCACACATATTCGCAACATGAAGCACACAACGCTTCCGGCGCTTGTCGTGACTACTGTCTTTTTTCTGCTCGCGCCAAAGCCTAGTACTATCGATTTGTCATCGATACAAGATATCAAGCTTGCATTGCAAAGCGGTTTCCATATTCACTGGTTCACGTTGATTTCACCGCTTGCTGTTATCGTCTGCTCCATCAAGAGGGTCCCGATTATCCCAACGCTAATCGTTGGTATTGTCACTGGACTTCTAGTGACCGCCTTCATTCAGCAACAAACGGCAGTTGATGTCTGGTTCAGCGTGATGCAGAGCGGCTACGAGAGCTCTATCACCAATGAAACGGTCGCTTCCATCGTAAATCGCGGCGGCTTGCAATCTATGATGTGGTCCGTATCTTTGATCTTAATCGCTTTATCATTAGGAGGATTGTTACAGCATTGCGGAGTCATTGAATCCTTCTTCCATAAAGTCGTTCAACCATTGAAACGTAAAAGTAGTATTGTACTCATGACAGGTGCTTCATCGATTGCGGTTAACGGCATGACAGGAGAGCAATATCTATCCATCCTATTGCCCGGCCAAATGTTCAAGGATGAGTATACTCGCAGAGATATTCCAGCAAAGACATTGTCCCGTACCCTGGAGGATTGCGGTACACTCGTTAACCCATTGATTCCATGGGGCGTCAGCGGTGCCTTCTTCGCAGCTACACTTGGTGTTCCGGTGATCGAATATGCACCTTATGCAACCTTCTTGTGGTTAAGCCCGCTAATCACATTTGCCTATGCTTTGATACCTAGATTGCAGAGGAACTCGCTTGGTAAGTAA
- a CDS encoding RNA polymerase sigma factor, translated as MKPDLEDILLSDAQIELIIQQIKEGHKEPFRFLVKQYQRRIHVYCYHMMGNRQEAEDAVQDIFVKCYQHLASYTENISFTAWLYRISYNHCMNLLKKRKARHRVFSLYRMEQQIIVSDKNDYDDLVGDLLSGLSSEERNLILMRVLDERTFEEIGQILGCKPATVRKKYERLKKRLRLRPLWSQR; from the coding sequence ATGAAACCAGATCTTGAAGACATACTGTTATCCGATGCGCAAATTGAATTGATCATTCAGCAGATCAAAGAAGGTCACAAGGAACCGTTTCGATTCCTGGTTAAACAATATCAACGTCGGATCCACGTTTATTGCTATCATATGATGGGCAATCGACAGGAAGCCGAGGATGCGGTTCAAGATATTTTTGTAAAGTGTTATCAGCATTTAGCCAGTTATACAGAGAACATTTCTTTTACGGCTTGGTTATACAGAATATCCTATAATCACTGTATGAATTTACTGAAAAAGCGAAAAGCAAGGCATAGGGTGTTCAGTTTGTACCGAATGGAACAACAAATCATCGTGTCTGATAAAAATGACTACGACGATCTCGTAGGAGATTTACTTAGCGGACTCTCGTCTGAAGAGAGAAATCTGATTTTAATGAGGGTACTAGATGAACGTACCTTTGAAGAGATTGGGCAAATCTTGGGGTGCAAACCAGCCACTGTACGCAAAAAATATGAACGGTTAAAAAAACGACTGAGATTGAGACCCCTCTGGTCTCAACGATAG